One genomic window of Monodelphis domestica isolate mMonDom1 chromosome 1, mMonDom1.pri, whole genome shotgun sequence includes the following:
- the C1H2orf68 gene encoding UPF0561 protein C2orf68 homolog, which yields MEAEPGPGRRCCCKPGGRLDMSHGFVHHIRRNQIARDNYDKKMKQAAKEKVRRRLTPGPTRPRKPDQQVYLPRRRVEARPSRPVASSGSRDYEESSENSSSGSSDPEPLSLQLFCLEYEADSGEVTSVIVYQNDDPGRVSEEVSAHTPLDPPMREALKIRIQEEMAKRRSQP from the exons ATGGAAGCGGAGCCGGGTCCGGGCCGGCGCTGCTGCTGCAAACCAGGGGGGCGGTTGGACATGAGCCACGGCTTCGTGCACCATATCCGGCGGAACCAGATCGCCCG AGATAATTACGACAAGAAGATGAAGCAAGCAGCCAAGGAGAAGGTGCGGAGACGGCTCACCCCCGGCCCTACGAGACCACGAAAGCCCGACCAGCAGGTGTACTTGCCCCGACGACGAGTTGAGGCTCGGCCCAGCCGGCCTGTGGCCTCCAGTGGGAGCCGGG ACTATGAGGAATCCAGCGAGAACAGCAGCAGTGGGAGCTCGGACCCAGAACCCCTCAGCCTGCAGCTCTTCTGCCTGGAGTACGAAGCGGACAGTGGGGAAGTCACCTCGGTCATCGTCTATCAG AACGACGACCCAGGAAGGGTGAGTGAGGAAGTGTCGGCCCACACGCCGCTGGACCCACCCATGCGAGAGGCCCTCAAGATTCGCATCCAGGAAGAGATGGCCAAGAGACGCAGCCAGCCCTGA
- the RNF181 gene encoding E3 ubiquitin-protein ligase RNF181 isoform X1 — MTSYFEEHDCEPGVPEEQYRQNALLELARTLFNGMDIELASADFTDWDHRLPPPAAKRAVQNLPKAIITGAQADKGLKCPVCLVEFEEGQTALEMPCQHLFHSDCILPWLGKTNSCPLCRCELPTDNEEYEEHKKDKVRTDCGERNWERRPEPGWYCMQWGLQLVLI, encoded by the exons ATGACGTCCTACTTTGAGGAGCACGACTGCGAGCCCGGAGTGCCCGAAGAGCAGTACCGACAGAATGCGCTCCTGGAGTTGGCGCG GACACTTTTCAATGGAATGGACATTGAGTTGGCATCTGCTGACTTCACTGACTGGGACCACAGATTGCCTCCTCCTGCTGCCAAGAGAGCTGTTCAGAATCTGCCCAAAGCCATCATTACAGGGGCCCAGGCTG ACAAAGGCCTGAAGTGCCCTGTTTGCCTTGTGGAGTTTGAAGAGGGACAGACAGCCCTGGAGATGCCCTGCCAGCACCTCTTTCATTCAGACTGCATTCTGCCCTGGCTGGGCAAG ACCAACTCCTGCCCACTGTGCAGATGTGAGCTGCCCACAGACAATGAAGAATATGAAGAACATAAGAAAGACAAAGTAAGAACAGACTGTGGGGAGAGGAATTGGGAGCGAAGGCCAGAACCAGGCTGGTATTGCATGCAGTGGGGGTTACAATTAGTCCTAATCTAA
- the RNF181 gene encoding E3 ubiquitin-protein ligase RNF181 isoform X2, whose translation MTSYFEEHDCEPGVPEEQYRQNALLELARTLFNGMDIELASADFTDWDHRLPPPAAKRAVQNLPKAIITGAQADKGLKCPVCLVEFEEGQTALEMPCQHLFHSDCILPWLGKTNSCPLCRCELPTDNEEYEEHKKDKARRQQQQHRLEYLHGAMYT comes from the exons ATGACGTCCTACTTTGAGGAGCACGACTGCGAGCCCGGAGTGCCCGAAGAGCAGTACCGACAGAATGCGCTCCTGGAGTTGGCGCG GACACTTTTCAATGGAATGGACATTGAGTTGGCATCTGCTGACTTCACTGACTGGGACCACAGATTGCCTCCTCCTGCTGCCAAGAGAGCTGTTCAGAATCTGCCCAAAGCCATCATTACAGGGGCCCAGGCTG ACAAAGGCCTGAAGTGCCCTGTTTGCCTTGTGGAGTTTGAAGAGGGACAGACAGCCCTGGAGATGCCCTGCCAGCACCTCTTTCATTCAGACTGCATTCTGCCCTGGCTGGGCAAG ACCAACTCCTGCCCACTGTGCAGATGTGAGCTGCCCACAGACAATGAAGAATATGAAGAACATAAGAAAGACAAA GCTcgaaggcagcagcagcagcatcgcCTTGAATACCTCCATGGAGCAATGTATACATGA
- the TMEM150A gene encoding transmembrane protein 150A isoform X2 codes for MCVLWRTGPTMSPAPLTPTYRVVPRAAAPWRMFPSSVALVCLLRYGQLLEQSHRSWVNTMALITGCFNAAGLVVVGNFQVDHAKSLHYIGAGVAFPAGLLFVCLHCALSYHGAVAPLDFAMAHFRAVLAVIAFVALVLSGIFFIHESSQLQHVAALSEWVFVIDILVFYGTFSYEFGAVSTDTLVAAFQSASSRACKSSGSSSTSTHLNCTPESIAMI; via the exons ATGTGTGTCCTGTGGAGAACTG GTCCTACAATGAGTCCTGCCCCACTGACCCCGACATACAGGGTGGTCCCAAGAGCTGCTGCACCCTGGAGGATGTTCCCCTCATCAG TGGCACTGGTGTGTCTTCTCCGTTATGGCCAGTTGCTGGAGCAGAGTCACCGGTCCTGGGTTAACACCATGGCCCTCATTACTGGCTGCTTCAATGCTGCTGGCCTGGTTGTGGTTGGCAACTTCCAG GTGGATCATGCCAAGTCCTTGCACTATATTGGGGCAGGAGTAGCCTTCCCAGCAGGGCTCCTCTTTGTCTGCCTCCACTGTGCCCTCTCCTACCATGGTGCTGTGGCCCCCCTGGACTTCGCCATGGCTCACTTCCGCGCCGTACTTGCCGTTATTGCCTTTGTTGCCCTGGTCCTCA GTGGCATCTTCTTCATCCACGAAAGCTCCCAGCTCCAGCACGTGGCTGCCCTCTCCGAGTGGGTTTTCGTTATTGACATCCTGGTCTTTTATGGCACCTTCAGCTACGAGTTTGGGGCCGTGTCCACAGACACGCTGGTGGCTGCCTTCCAGTCGGCCTCCAGCCGGGCCTGCAAGTCTTCAGGGAGCAGCAGTACCTCCACTCACCTCAACTGCACGCCAGAGAGTATTGCCATGATATAA
- the TMEM150A gene encoding transmembrane protein 150A isoform X1: protein MTAWVILPVSLSAFSITGIWIVYAMAVMNHHVCPVENWSYNESCPTDPDIQGGPKSCCTLEDVPLISKCGTYPPESCLFSLIGNVGAFMVALVCLLRYGQLLEQSHRSWVNTMALITGCFNAAGLVVVGNFQVDHAKSLHYIGAGVAFPAGLLFVCLHCALSYHGAVAPLDFAMAHFRAVLAVIAFVALVLSGIFFIHESSQLQHVAALSEWVFVIDILVFYGTFSYEFGAVSTDTLVAAFQSASSRACKSSGSSSTSTHLNCTPESIAMI from the exons ATGACCGCCTGGGTCATCCTCCCTGTCAGCCTCTCAGCTTTCTCCATCACTGGCATATGGATTGT GTATGCCATGGCAGTGATGAACCACCATGTGTGTCCTGTGGAGAACTG GTCCTACAATGAGTCCTGCCCCACTGACCCCGACATACAGGGTGGTCCCAAGAGCTGCTGCACCCTGGAGGATGTTCCCCTCATCAG TAAATGTGGCACCTATCCCCCTGAGAGCTGCCTCTTCAGCCTCATTGGCAACGTGGGTGCTTTCATGG TGGCACTGGTGTGTCTTCTCCGTTATGGCCAGTTGCTGGAGCAGAGTCACCGGTCCTGGGTTAACACCATGGCCCTCATTACTGGCTGCTTCAATGCTGCTGGCCTGGTTGTGGTTGGCAACTTCCAG GTGGATCATGCCAAGTCCTTGCACTATATTGGGGCAGGAGTAGCCTTCCCAGCAGGGCTCCTCTTTGTCTGCCTCCACTGTGCCCTCTCCTACCATGGTGCTGTGGCCCCCCTGGACTTCGCCATGGCTCACTTCCGCGCCGTACTTGCCGTTATTGCCTTTGTTGCCCTGGTCCTCA GTGGCATCTTCTTCATCCACGAAAGCTCCCAGCTCCAGCACGTGGCTGCCCTCTCCGAGTGGGTTTTCGTTATTGACATCCTGGTCTTTTATGGCACCTTCAGCTACGAGTTTGGGGCCGTGTCCACAGACACGCTGGTGGCTGCCTTCCAGTCGGCCTCCAGCCGGGCCTGCAAGTCTTCAGGGAGCAGCAGTACCTCCACTCACCTCAACTGCACGCCAGAGAGTATTGCCATGATATAA
- the LOC100030007 gene encoding E3 ubiquitin-protein ligase RNF181-like — translation MENFPEEMDEEQYWQNELLHLARTLFNGMGIELPTGELFSWENRLPPPAAKRAVENLPKTTITGAQADAGVKCPVCLLEFEEEQTALEMPCEHLFHSDCIVPWLGKTNSCPLCRYELPTDNEDYEDYRREKSGKDPEMCLDPAERRERLLSDQNAFARANKALALKQPWADLDGNIRCRLFLGLIITALMLPLLKWIIVATTERPGNLHNPATAWHQGATAKGWGFDPRPGD, via the exons ATGGAGAACTTCCCGGAGGAGATGGATGAAGAGCAGTATTGGCAGAACGAACTGCTGCACCTGGCGCG GACACTTTTCAATGGGATGGGCATTGAGTTGCCAACAGGTGAGCTCTTTAGCTGGGAAAATCGACTTCCTCCCCCTGCTGCCAAGAGAGCCGTGGAGAACCTGCCAAAAACCACCATCACAGGGGCCCAGGCCG ACGCAGGTGTTAAGTGCCCTGTGTGCCTTCTGGAGTTTGAGGAGGAGCAGACTGCCCTGGAGATGCCCTGTGAGCATCTCTTTCACTCAGACTGCATCGTGCCCTGGCTAGGCAAG ACCAACAGTTGCCCTCTGTGCAGATATGAACTACCTACAGACAATGAGGACTATGAAGATTACAGGAGAGAAAAG AGTGGGAAGGATCCCGAGATGTGCCTGGATCCAGCTGAAAGGAGGGAGCGTCTCCTCTCAGATCAG AATGCTTTTGCCAGGGCAAACAAGGCCCTGGCCCTTAAGCAGCCTTGGGCAGATTTGGACGGGAACATTCGGTGCCGTCTCTTCTTGGGCCTGATCATCACGGCCTTAATGTTGCCTCTTCTGAAGTGGATCATTGTGGCCACCACAGAGCGTCCTGGGAACCTGCATAACCCAGCAACAGCGTGGCATCAGGGGGCCACAGCCAAAGGCTGGGGGTTTGATCCAAGGCCTGGAGACTAA